Part of the Nocardioides perillae genome is shown below.
GCAGCTCCTCCCCGACGAGCTCGGCGGCGTCGGCCAGGTCGTGCAGCAGTGCGGCGTAGGACGGCGGCACCCGCTGGTGGCGGTACGCCGTGACCGCCGCCTGGCGCGTGAGCACCCGCGTGCTGCGCAGCGCCCGGTCGAGCGGGGTGACCAGGTCGGCGACCCGCCGCACGGTCGGCCCGTGCCGGACCCGGAACGGCGACGAGGCCACCACGGCCAGGCCCTCGTCGGCCGCGGCCTGCAGCTCGCGGACCAGGTGGTCGGTGGACCGCGCGTCGGCGAGCAGGTCCAGGGCCGGCTCGACCTCCCCGGCCACGACCACGTCGGCGGCCGCGCGCAGCAGCCCCGCCACCTTGCCCACGACGGCGGCCGCCTGCTCGCGCGGGCGTCGCAGCGGCGCGGCAGGCACGACCGTGGCCGCCACGAGCGCCACCCCGCCGCCGACCAGGGCGTCGGTCCACCGCACGAGCGCCTCGCCGGGGTCGGCCACGATCGTGGCGACGATGATCCCCTGCACCGCCGCCTGATTGACCAGCAGCTGGCCGGCGTCGAGCAGGAAGCCGACCGAGAGCGCGAGCGCGACGACCAGCCCGATCTGCCACGCGCCCGACCCGAGCCACAGCACGAAGAGGTCGCCCACCAGCACCCCGACCGCCACGCCGACGGTGACCTCCGCGACCCGCCGCAGCCGCTGGCCGTAGGAGGTGCCGAGCCCGAGGAAGGCCGCGACGGGCGCGAAGAACGGGTCGGGGTGACCGAGCAGGTCGCGGGCGACGAACCAGGCCACCGCCGCGGCGACCGAGCACTGCAGGATCTGCCACGCCTTGGAGCGCAGCCGCGCCCGACGGGCACGCAGCGACAACCTCCCGCGGGCCAGCGCGGCGTCGAGCCGGTGCGCACCCGCGCGGGCACCGGGCCGCCCACCCGGCCCCGCCCACCCGGGTCCCGCGGGTCCCCCCGACGCCGCCACGACCGCGATCCCGCCCGTCTCAGCCCAGCCGCGCCAGCGCCGCGGCGGCCTCGCCGCGCCACCGCGGGCCGAGGCCTGCGAGGCGCACGCGCCGCAGCTCGGCACCGTCGCCGTGGCCGTCGCCGTCGCCGTCGCCGTCGCCGTCGCCGTCGCCGTCGCCCTCGGACCGCTCGATGCGCACCTCGAGCCGGGAGTCGGCCAGTCCCTCCGCGACCCCGGCGCCCCACTCGACCACGGTCACGGCGTGGTCGAGGTCGGTGTCGAGGTCGAGGTCGTCGAGCTCCGCGACGCCGCCGAGGCGGTAGGCGTCGACGTGCACCAGGTCGGGCCCGCCCACCTCGCTCGGGTGCACGCGGGCGATGACGAAGGTGGGCGAGGTGACGCCGCCGCGCACCCCGAGGCCGCGACCGATGCCCTGCGTCAGCGTCGTCTTGCCGGCCCCGAGCCCCCCGGTCAGCACGACCAGGTCGCCCGCGCGCAGGACCGCCCCCAGCGCCTCGCCGAGCGCCTGCATGGCCGCGCCGTCGGGCACCGCCACGGTGCGGGGCACGGCCCGCTCGAGCACGACGTACGGCGCCTCCCGCCCCACCGCTGCGAAGCCGTGGGACGTCCAGAACCCGACGCTGGCCGGCAGCTCGAGGCGCGCCAGGGCGGCGACGACCGCACAGCCCGGGAGCGCGGCGGCGTGGTCGAGGGCGGCCTCGACCAGCGCCGTGGCCACGCCGTGGTCCTGCGCCGTCGGCACCACGCCCACCCGGCGCAGCCACAGCCGCTCGTCGACGGGGTCCAGGACGAGCGCGCCGACCACCTCACCGTCGAGCTCCGCGACGAGCCCGCCGTGGGAACCCAGCACAGCCGCCAGGCTCTCCTCGGTCTCGGCCAACGCGTCGGCTGGCGGGTCGAGGGGCGGTCGGGGGCCGAAGGCCGCACGCACGACCGCGAGCACGTCGGCGGCCGCCTCGGGCCCGACCCGGCGCACGCGCACCGCACCGCCTCCCGGGCCGGTCACCGGCGCGCCCGCTCGGTCGCGGCGGCCAGCAGCTGGTCGAGCGCCGCGTCGACCTGCTCGTGCCGCTCGAGCACCACCATGTGGCCGGCGCCCTCGCACTCGACCAGCGTCGAGCCCGGGATGCGCCGGTGCAGCTCGCGGCTGTGCCCGATCGAGGTCATCTTGTCCTCGGTGCCGCACACGACGGTGACCGGCACCCGCCCGAGCGCCCCGAGCGCGTCGAACTTGTCGAGCGTCGTGAAGCTCGGGAAGAACTCCGCGAGCACCTCGAAGGGCGTGCTCGCCAGCATCTCGTCGACGAACGACACGTAGGACTGCGGCACGTCGTCGCCGAAGGCGAAGACGTCGGTGACCACCAGCGCGACGTCGCGCCCGAGGCGGCGCACCCCGTCGACCGCGCGGTGACCGCGGGCCAGCACCGCGACGAAGCGGCGGGCCAGGTCGCCTCCGAGCGCCGAGGGCAGGAAGGGCAGCAGCATCCGGTGCGGGTCGAGGCCGCCGGCCGTCGTCGAGACCAGGCCGGCGCCGACCACGGTGGTGCCGAAGAGCTCGGGGTGCTGCTCGGCGAGCGCGACCACGGTCATGCCCCCCATCGAGTGGCCCACCACGACGACCGGCCCGTCGGGCGCGACGGCCTCGACGACCCGGCGCAGGTCGCGTCCGAGCTGCTCGATGGTGGTGCCGCCCTCCGGCGAGCGCCCCGAGCGCCCGTGCGAGCGCTGGTCGTAGAAGACGGTGCGCACCAGCCCGCGGTAGGCCGCGCGCTGGAAGTGCCAGCAGTCCAGGGTGAGCGCGAAGCCGTGCACGAAGACCACGGTCAGCGGGTTGCGGGTCCCGGGGTCGGCCTCGTCGACCTCGACGTGCAGCGGTGTGCCGTCGTCGGCCACCACCGTGCGCGGCTCGGAGCGCAGGCTGCCGAGCGGCACCGCGTCGCCGGCGCCGCGGCGCCCGATCACGACCCGCCGGCGCGCGACCCCCGCCGCCGCACCGGCGACCAGCACGCCGGCCGCACCCGCGGCGAGCCCCTTCCAGTGCCCCGCGGCCCACCGCTCGCTCACGCGTCGTCCTCCCTGCTCGTGCGGTCCCACCCGGTGTCGACCCAGCGCCGTGCGAGCCGACCGTCCGCTCCGGCCGCGCCGCCGACGCGGGTCAGCACCTCGTAGTCGATCGTGCCCGCCGCGCGCGCCCAGTCCAGGGCGGTGGGCGCGCCGTCGTGCCCGGTGCCGAAGAGCTCGTACGGCGTGCCCGCCGGCAGCTCCTCGCCGCCGAGGTCGACGACGAGCTGGTCCATGCACACGCGGCCGACGACCGGGCGCCGGCGTCCCGCGACCCAGACCTCGGCCGGGTGGCCGCCGGCGCCGGGGCTGCTGGCGTGGCGCGGCACGCCGTCGGCGTAGCCCAGCGGCACCAGGCCGACGGTGGTGTCGCGCTCGGCGGTCCAGGTGTGGCCGTAGCTCACCGACGCCCCCGCGCGGATCCGCTTGGTCAGCGCGAGGCGGCCCTGCACGGTCATCACCGGCACCAGGCCGGCACCGGGCCCGGTGTCGGGCCCGGTGTCGGGCCCCGCCACCTCCGGCGCCGGGTGGC
Proteins encoded:
- the tsaE gene encoding tRNA (adenosine(37)-N6)-threonylcarbamoyltransferase complex ATPase subunit type 1 TsaE, which gives rise to MTGPGGGAVRVRRVGPEAAADVLAVVRAAFGPRPPLDPPADALAETEESLAAVLGSHGGLVAELDGEVVGALVLDPVDERLWLRRVGVVPTAQDHGVATALVEAALDHAAALPGCAVVAALARLELPASVGFWTSHGFAAVGREAPYVVLERAVPRTVAVPDGAAMQALGEALGAVLRAGDLVVLTGGLGAGKTTLTQGIGRGLGVRGGVTSPTFVIARVHPSEVGGPDLVHVDAYRLGGVAELDDLDLDTDLDHAVTVVEWGAGVAEGLADSRLEVRIERSEGDGDGDGDGDGDGDGHGDGAELRRVRLAGLGPRWRGEAAAALARLG
- a CDS encoding alpha/beta fold hydrolase — encoded protein: MSERWAAGHWKGLAAGAAGVLVAGAAAGVARRRVVIGRRGAGDAVPLGSLRSEPRTVVADDGTPLHVEVDEADPGTRNPLTVVFVHGFALTLDCWHFQRAAYRGLVRTVFYDQRSHGRSGRSPEGGTTIEQLGRDLRRVVEAVAPDGPVVVVGHSMGGMTVVALAEQHPELFGTTVVGAGLVSTTAGGLDPHRMLLPFLPSALGGDLARRFVAVLARGHRAVDGVRRLGRDVALVVTDVFAFGDDVPQSYVSFVDEMLASTPFEVLAEFFPSFTTLDKFDALGALGRVPVTVVCGTEDKMTSIGHSRELHRRIPGSTLVECEGAGHMVVLERHEQVDAALDQLLAAATERARR
- a CDS encoding FUSC family protein: MAASGGPAGPGWAGPGGRPGARAGAHRLDAALARGRLSLRARRARLRSKAWQILQCSVAAAVAWFVARDLLGHPDPFFAPVAAFLGLGTSYGQRLRRVAEVTVGVAVGVLVGDLFVLWLGSGAWQIGLVVALALSVGFLLDAGQLLVNQAAVQGIIVATIVADPGEALVRWTDALVGGGVALVAATVVPAAPLRRPREQAAAVVGKVAGLLRAAADVVVAGEVEPALDLLADARSTDHLVRELQAAADEGLAVVASSPFRVRHGPTVRRVADLVTPLDRALRSTRVLTRQAAVTAYRHQRVPPSYAALLHDLADAAELVGEELRADRMAVAARGALLAVGRASAEVERTSDLSVEVVLAQVRSVVVDLLQVTGMGTLEATDALPPARA